One part of the Humulus lupulus chromosome 9, drHumLupu1.1, whole genome shotgun sequence genome encodes these proteins:
- the LOC133799806 gene encoding uncharacterized protein LOC133799806: MNEPVLASVANFHTSFTVWRELEQKFSSQTKAHLLQLKGQFSHISKGNLPISEYVEKVQSIANSLAIAGSPVSSQDLVLQLLNGLGPEFDHVVSGITSRSDLLSFEEVQALLLSHETWLEHHNTLTDLSLKMQANLAYGSSKNTGSRLPIYSSRGPSGESGRGRGYARGNGNRLVCQVCLRTGHTAAVCHYRFDKNCVTTQNR, encoded by the coding sequence ATGAATGAACCAGTGCTTGCCTCTGTTGCCAATTTCCACACTTCTTTCACTGTTTGGCGAGAGTTGGAGCAAAAATTTTCCAGTCAAACTAAGGCTCATCTTCTACAATTGAAAGGTCAGTTCTCCCATATCAGCAAAGGTAATCTCCCTATATCTGAATATGTTGAGAAAGTTCAATCGATTGCTAATTCTCTGGCTATTGCTGGCTCTCCTGTTAGCTCTCAAGACTTAGTGCTCCAACTATTAAATGGCTTGGGTCCTGAATTTGATCATGTGGTTTCTGGGATCACTTCAAGAAGTGATCTTTTGTCCTTTGAGGAGGTTCAAGCTCTCCTTTTATCTCATGAAACTTGGCTTGAGCATCACAACACCCTCACTGATCTTTCTTTAAAGATGCAAGCAAATCTTGCTTATGGAAGCTCCAAAAATACTGGATCTCGACTTCCTATTTATTCTAGTCGTGGCCCATCTGGTGAAAGTGGTCGTGGCCGTGGTTATGCTCGTGGAAATGGAAATCGTCTTGTGTGTCAAGTTTGTCTTCGAACTGGTCATACTGCAGCTGTTTGCCATTATAGATTTGACAAGaactgtgtaacgacccaaaatcgctaa